The nucleotide window TGAAGTAATAGCCATTTGAGAAGAGCTTTTCCAGCGACAGATCAAGTCCATAGTTTGTGGTGGTGCCGGCATTGGTTAGCCCCAGCGAAGAGGCGTATACATTAAACAGGAAATACGTGTTTATGGTAGAGAACGTGCTGCCGGGCAAATCTGAAACAGGGATGTCGTACCCATAATTGTAGTACACCTCTGATCTGAAGCGCGTATCACCCGGGAATATTTTTTCAAAAGCCAGTACGTTGTGCCATGACTTGGAAAGCTGTAAATCGCGATTCGAAAACGGAATGCTGTCTTGCCGCGTGTTTTCGAGCAGGTAAATACCAAAAGGCTCAATTTGGCTGTGTATTCCTGTGCCGAAAGAAAGCGTTTTGTCCTGTGCAAGCTGCCACTTGATACCAAGACGTGGCTCGAAAGTGCGTTCTTTGTTGACGCTGAAATAGGTGCTATGGACCCCGGCATTGAAGGTTAGTCGTGTGTTTGGCCGGTAGGTCCATTGTAAGAAGCCGCGGCCCATATGGACGGGCTCATTGACATAAATCTGATAAGTCCACGGGGCATACGGATCAAAGTCGCGGGTGCGGAACTGGTAGGTGAGCCAGAGCAAACTCCCCGATATGCCTGCCTCCATCAAGTGCCGTTCGTTGGGGCGGTAGGCAAACCGGACCTTCGCCCGAACCCCCTGCTCTTTCTCCCACTCTTCGTCAGCGTTGATTTTTTCATTATTGATGGGTCGTGCTTGCACGTAGGTGCTTTCAAGTTCCGACTTCCCAAAGGCTGCAACTGTGGTTTTGAGAAAGCTGGTGGAGGATAGCGGCAGGAAATTGCTAATGCCAATCACCCCTTTCTTTTCATCACCCTCATCAGCTTCTTTTAGGTCGCTATCTGAAAACGGGGGATTGACACAGTTACAGGTAATACTTGTCTCTTTGTCGTGAAAATAGGACGTGCCACCAAGGCCAAAGAAGGTGAATACGCCTAATTTGCGCGTGGGTAAGTGGAATTTGAACGCGAGGTCCTCATAGGCTATAATGTCGTTCGGGATAATATTGAAGTCGGCCAGCAAGCCAAGCGTGGAATATCGGTAATTCAATAGATACGAGCCACCGCGCGATCCAATGGGGCCTTCCATTGTGCCTTCGAGACCGAGTGATCCGACACCAATGGTGTATTCGCTGCGTTCGGAATTGCCTTTCCGCATGTTAAGATCAAACACGCCGGCTAACGCATTGCCATACTCAGCCGGAAAGGCTCCCGAGAGGAAGTCAGAGTACGTCAGAACGTTGGCACTGAACATGCTGATACCACCGCTGCTGTGGCCGCCATCGCCAAAATGATTGGGGTTGGGGATTTCGATGCCTTCGAGTTGCCAGACTGTATACTTGGGCGACTGACCGCGCACGATCACTTCATTGAGCAGGTCGTCTTCTGCCCGGGAAACGCCGGAGAAAGACTGCGCCATGCGCGCAGGATCTGAAATACTGGCAGCATACCGTTGCGTTTGTTCAACAGAGAACGAGCGGGCGCTTACGGTGGCTGCTTCATTGAGCGGGACCATCAGGTCAGGGGCATCCGAGACAAGCACCATTTCCATTGTCACGGGAGACGGAATGAGCGCGATGTCGAGCACCAATTCTTTGCCGGCAGTGAGCAGCAGTTGTGAAACATGCGCCGGCTCAAAACCAATGTATTGCACAATGAGCGCATGCCGGCCCAAAGGCAAGCCAGGGATTTCAAAGTTGCCCTGTTCATCTGTACTCGCGCCACGAAACGGGTCGAGAGAAGCTACAACTACGTTAGCGCCGACCAGTGGGGCCTGTGTGTCGTGATCAATAACCGTCCCGCGAATGGTTTGTGTGTACGCTTTACGTTGTGCCGGTGGTGACCAGCGCAGGGCTATTTGCCGCCCGATCCGTTCATATTCGATGTGTATCGGCTCAAACAGACGGTCGAGGATGAGCGCAAGCGATTCATTGTCAGCGCTGATTTCCACAAGCTGATCTGCCGGCAAACTCGAAGGGCTGTAAATAAACCGAATCCCCGTTTGCGCACGCAAAACGCCCAGTACTTCCAGCAACGATGCGGGTGCAACCGAAACCGTATGGCGCTGCTCCAGCATCCGTGCAGGATCAGCTTCTACGCGATCTGCGGACACCTGGGCCTCGCTTGCCAATGGGAACAGGCAGGCGAGCCACACACTCAAT belongs to Bacteroidota bacterium and includes:
- a CDS encoding carboxypeptidase regulatory-like domain-containing protein, which gives rise to MSADRVEADPARMLEQRHTVSVAPASLLEVLGVLRAQTGIRFIYSPSSLPADQLVEISADNESLALILDRLFEPIHIEYERIGRQIALRWSPPAQRKAYTQTIRGTVIDHDTQAPLVGANVVVASLDPFRGASTDEQGNFEIPGLPLGRHALIVQYIGFEPAHVSQLLLTAGKELVLDIALIPSPVTMEMVLVSDAPDLMVPLNEAATVSARSFSVEQTQRYAASISDPARMAQSFSGVSRAEDDLLNEVIVRGQSPKYTVWQLEGIEIPNPNHFGDGGHSSGGISMFSANVLTYSDFLSGAFPAEYGNALAGVFDLNMRKGNSERSEYTIGVGSLGLEGTMEGPIGSRGGSYLLNYRYSTLGLLADFNIIPNDIIAYEDLAFKFHLPTRKLGVFTFFGLGGTSYFHDKETSITCNCVNPPFSDSDLKEADEGDEKKGVIGISNFLPLSSTSFLKTTVAAFGKSELESTYVQARPINNEKINADEEWEKEQGVRAKVRFAYRPNERHLMEAGISGSLLWLTYQFRTRDFDPYAPWTYQIYVNEPVHMGRGFLQWTYRPNTRLTFNAGVHSTYFSVNKERTFEPRLGIKWQLAQDKTLSFGTGIHSQIEPFGIYLLENTRQDSIPFSNRDLQLSKSWHNVLAFEKIFPGDTRFRSEVYYNYGYDIPVSDLPGSTFSTINTYFLFNVYASSLGLTNAGTTTNYGLDLSLEKLFSNGYYFMLNGSLFDAKYSTIDGNRFPSRYNTRFMTNLVTGVEFNMGRQKRDVLGINARILFGGGNRYTPLEVTQLDNGVNIRLNTTRRYSEQLTPYFRVDFSTNYTFNKPFLTHQIYLDVQNVIHRKNDGFLEYDIKKQSLSVIPQLGILPTLGYRLTF